aaaaaaaaaattaaaaaataaaaaaaaattaaaaaaaattaaaaaaaaataaaattaattaccgacggcaaatgccgtcggtaattagcatttgccgtcggtaattagcggcggaaaaatgccgtcggtaacgttggccggacggcggttgtgctatcgccggatgtcaccggcgatggcgattagcggcggccgattgccgccggtaaataccgacggcaaatgccgtcggtaataaataatatatatgtatattaatatatatttaaattagcgacggcggccgttttgccgtcggtaattcgccggtaatagtcaaaaggcgggtcgtcgtttttgccgccgccgtgccgtcggtaattgctgACGGCGCTGtcgccgtcggtagttttcgtcgctatttgcgcgtttttttgtagtggctTAGGCTTCATGATCCCGATGAATATAAACTTTTTTCTTCGGCCTCATTCGCTTGGGAGGGCTTTTTGGCGGACCAATGGTGTCAACAATTTGTAAAATTGTGCACAAGTTGAACGAATTCTTGAACACGTCGCTCGTTGCCGCTTGAGGATGACGACGAAGGtggtgaagatgatgatgagAATGAAGGCATTTTGctagagaaaattttaaaaaatgtgaaaGAAGAATGGAGGAAAACATGGATGAAGACGTTGAAAAGAATGGAGGATTTTATAgctattgaaaaataaaaaataaaaaataatttttttaaagaggagCCGTTGAGAATGCAACGGTCCTGCTTGGGAAAAAAAAATGGTAGCAACGACTTAATCtttaaatttgtaattgaattctttttttttaaattgacgCGTGATGTACACGCGCTAGCCAACCTTCAATCTCCATCGTGCCCGGCACCAGCCATAATGCTGCGCTCGATCTTCTCTGGCACGCCAGCGCTCCCCGTCCTCCTCACTCCAGCTCGAGCTGGCGCCATCAAAGTGGCGCTGCGGATGGTCTAAATATACATTGATACGTCCATTTCTCCTAAATGTAGATTGATGGACATCAACTTTAATGTTCTTCATTACTTGCATTAATTTATAATGAAGATCAGTAGATCACGCGATGCAGAGGCAATAAAGTATTATGGACATTTTATGTAAAGAATGAAAGAGAGAGCACTGCTGTAAAAGTGAATAAAAAGGAGAGAGAATCTTTGTACATTATATCCTCTTAAAAACTACTAATTTAATTGAGTAGTCTATTTGGATGAATCTGATCAGGATCAAATCCACTTATTCATACAACTTAATCTAAAAAGACAAATATACCCTCAATACAATATACCTAAAAGATGTCACTACTTttaaatatagtactccctccgtccacgaaatgaatACCCATTTGTGaacggcacaggttttaagaaatgtatggagtgtagtgtaaatagtttaagggtcccactttttgagtgtattaattaaagagatgtgtggggtacacttaccaaaaaaggaaatgggtactcatttcgtggacggacgaaaaaagaaatatgggtactcatttcgtggacggagggagtaataaatatatacacatagATAGGGAATAacaaattcaataaataaatgtgTACTAACTTTCATATCCAATTCATCGTTTTTTATCATTATATATGTTGATTAGTAAATTAGGGTCaactattaattcattttaaagtaccatatatatatataggggcgcgctccagtgagaccccctatttttcgtgtaacatgagtacaatgaataagacgtatatctaacgaacaagatgtatatactgatgaaaaataaaatttaaaaaattggtaatgaataagacatatatactgatgaacagggccgtatatactaatgaacaatgcagtatatactgatgaataacaaaatttaaaatattcttctccctccaggattcgaaccctgcgaaaaaaaatcacccttcagatacaatatcagccataggattgataaaataaacacaccagatcgtgccctagatctcactaaaattagggggtctcattggagcggccccctatatcaatcctatggctgatattgtatctggagggtgattttttttcgcagggttcgaatcctggagggagaagaatattttaaattttgttattcatcagtatatactgcattgttcattagtatatacggccctgttcatcagtatatatgtcttattcattaccaattttttaaattttatttttcatcagtatatacatcttgttcgttagatatacgtcttgttcattagtattatactccctccgtcccaatattcaagtctcctattcctttttgggccgtcccaatattcaagtctcctttccctttttggcaaaaattaaGATACAATTAGTTGAAttaacaattctctctctctctccctatctATTGCCTATCtatctctcactctcactctctctctctctctatctctatctctatctTCGTCTTCTCTCTCTGAAATCAAGCGCCGCCCGCTTCTGTGGGAAAACCCTAAGGCTCGTCGTCTTCCTCCATTCTTTGAGTTCGCCGCCTTTCTCCGTTCTTCTCCTCCGCCGTGATGAACCCTTCGTATGGTTGGAAGGAATATCTGAGCGACGAAGTCATTCCCGACACCGAAGATTCTCTGTCGTTGTGGGGTGATCCACCGCCCGTGTTTTTCCCTTTCTCCCTGTCGGAGACGTTGCCGGCGTCGCCTGAGGAGCGTGGTGGTGGCGCGTCAGAGAGCGAGGGCGTCCGAGAGTATGAGGTACCTGATAGTCCTTCTCCTCCGTTTCGACCTCCGATCATCCGACGGCccgcaaggatgaaaacgagaATGAGGTCTGGCGAACTCGGGGATTTCGACCTTCTCTGTCATGAAACTTGGGGATCTAACTTTCTGAGCGAGGAAAACCCTAGAGGTCTGGCGATCTCGGAGGAATTGGAGGCGAACTCGAAGGAATTGGAGGCGATCTTGGAGGAACCAAACGAGTGGTGGCCCACTGCATCCAAAGCCCACATACGGATGCTCGCACATATGTTCCCAATTCTGTTTCCGGTGAGATCTTTCCTTGGGCTCATGCTTATTTGGTTTCGGGTGATTCCCAAATCTATTTTCCCTGATTAATTTTGTGCTTGGGCTCATGCTTATTTGGTTTCGGGTGATTCCCATTCGGTTTCCCCTGATTAATTGTGTGCTAGGGCTCATGTTTATTTGGTTTCGGGTGATTCCCATTCTGTTTCCCCTGATCTATTTTGTGCTTGGGTGATTCCCATTCTGTTTCCCCTGATCTATTTTGTGCTTGGGTGATTCCCAATTCTTGGTGGCTGCATGCAAGAGCACTAGGGTTTGTTGGTTGGCAATTGGATCTGAAATGATATAAACATGCTCTGATTTTGCCACTATGATGGTTAAATGTGTTGTCTGTGCTTTGTGTGTTCGTGTGCTTACGTTGTGATGTGTAGTTGGCTGCCATCTTAATTGTTGGGTGTGTAGTTGGCTGCCATCTTAATTGTTGTGATGTGTAGTTGGCTGCCATCTTAGTTGTTGGGTGTGTAGTTGGCTGCCATCTTAATTGTTGTGATGTGTAGTTGGCTGCCATCTTAATTGTTGGGTGTGTAGTTGGCTGCCATCTTAATTGTTGGGTGTGTAGTTGGCTGCCACATTCATTAATGCACTATATCTTCATGTAGGCCTTTACAAAAAATAAGCCTATCTATGTGCCCTACTACAGATTCTAAACTGCACTATATCTTCATGTAGGCCTTTACAAAAAACTGCACAAAAAACATTTTCCTACTGCAGATGCTAAACTGCACTATACCTTCAGTTTGGCCTTTACAAAAACTGCACAAAAACTGCACAAAAACCCTTCTAGATGATAGCTTTAATCAAGCAACATCATGGCATTGAAAAGTTCTTCAATGCCATCCATATTTGCTTCATTAATGCCTAATCTATCCATTAGCTCTTCTAGTCCTTCCTCTGCACCTTGATCTTTCAAATACTTCATGCTTTGTGTGACAAGTTCATGGGGGACTTCCAAACTTGTTGGAAGCAAATCATGTCTAATCAATGCCCCTTTCTTCATATGTGGCAGCTTATAACAGTTATTGCCCTTCACCTTCATGATCTCCAACATGCAACCTTGTAAGCTTAAGAAAACACAGTTTAAAGCCATTGGATCTAGGTCTTCATAAGCTTTATGCACTGCATTCactaaatcatcaacatcactgCATGCAATTTCAGTTTGTAGGCTTTGAATGGCCCTAAAAAACCCAAGGTCATTGATATTGGTGTCGGGTGAGTTTGGAGGTTGATTCACAATGTTGATATTGAAACCATCACGTGTGGCAGCCTCTCTAAACTCCAAGTCATCATTGCAAATATGTGGTCTTGCATTATCTTGTTGAATAAACACATCTTTGCTTGCAAAAGAGGGCCACTTGGTTATAATGGCAGGCGCAATCTGttgttttacaaaaaaaaagcaTGCAAATGGTCAGTTCTTTGATGTTGACAATCTGCATTCACTAATTGATGCATATAGGCATTACCTTGTTGATGAAAAAGTCTCTCATAACTGGTTTGCTCACACTTTCTATGGGCTTTTGCTCTTGAGTTCCAGCCACCCTGTTCTTACTTGATCTTTTTGCTGCCACCATCTCTGTAAATGGGAATATGCCTATCTTCCCATCAAATATAATGCTGCCATCTGCAGCAAATAGTGGCCGGCACACTGCAGATATGAACATCACCTTTTTTATGAAGTTCTTGTTCTTGCATGTTCTATGTGGTTCAGCCTCTGTTGGTGTTAAATAGAACCTGTGAGAACTCTTTGTTAAGTAAAACCATTTCTCATCTACGTGTACAATGTTTTGCATGCTCTTGAACCTCAAGTTATGTGACAGCCTGCCCATCTCTATTGCATCTAAGCAAAACCTCAACCTTAACAGCTTATTTTGGGCTGTAAGGTCAGGTCTTAGTGCACTCGTGTGAGCTTTGATCAGACCTTGATCTATCCACCGACCTACGGTGCTCTTGCTGCAATTTATTCCATTAGCTAGTCTCCTTATGGTGGACCTCTTTGTTAAATCTAAACTTGCAATTAGCTCTAGGTCTATTTCAACTCTTTTTCTTCTTGGTCTTGCTATCTTCTTACTTGATGAATTTATGGCATGCCCttgattttgttgttgttttgcCTCAGCCCAAATGCGCGAAACAGTTCGCCGGCAGACGTGGAACTTCTCCTCCATAGCTTTCATCTTCCCTCTTGGTGGCTTTCCATTTTTGCtttcaagaagaaggaattgaaGCATTGAAGACCTCTCCTCTGTTGTTAAATCCTTtcttctcatctttttttttggcACTTGTTCTGCTCGCTTGAACATGAAAAAATGGTGAGCAAACAAATGCTCTGTATATATAGCTGATGTTGGACGCATATTGTAACAATTTCAAATTTATGGAATGAAATGATTAAGTTTGGCCCACCATTTCTGCCGCCTTtttttcccctctattttgccGTGTTTTAGCATCATTTTACTGTTCCCAATTCATAGTTAATCTAATAAACAATTCAATCACATTAAATAAagcattttaaaattaatttaaattgttgaattaatttaaaaggCATTTTATTAGTCActttaattagttaataaaataacattaaataaagcaaTAATTTTGTGGTCCCTACTACTTTTACATCTAATTCaactctccttaatacccgtgcccaaaagcaaGGAGACTtgattaatgggacggagggagtatgtcttattcattgtactcatattacacgaaaaatagggggtctcactggagcgcgcccctatatatatatatatatatatatatatatatatatatatatatatatatataggggtgggctaccgtgagagcacaccttaaaataagaaataagagcaatttttaatgtatgaattttatgtagaacacgtatgaattcgctgtataaatgtatgaattgtgaaaaataaatttttgctacttttgggattcgaactcaggaccataaatccatctaacaggattacgaatcaactgtagatcttgatgatctaagggctgaaaatgattcttattttatattttaagaaatactcttattttagcccttccatatatatatatatatatatatatatatatatatatatatagggagaggttcaaataagaaccactaataaaataagaacggagaaccattttaagtcattcgatcatcaagatctacggtggatgcatcatcttggtggatggatgcaggtgctgggttcgaatcctgaagggagcaaaaaaaatatttttttcggatgcattaaatttaatagcggatgcattaatttgtatagcagatgcagtaattttattggttcttatgttctcacgataattgtggttctcactataaccgcaccctatatatatatatatatatatatatatatatatatatatcaacagagaagctaaatattgtggagaatagagaattcgtaaaataaaaacgaacagatctataattttaatgaacagatcaatgtaccacatgaacaacaatttgccaagggtttttctttatttttactaaatacgactgttcattacttatgttgatctgttcgtaaaatgaatagatttgttcataatgaataaaaagataattctctattgaactcaaccctatatatatatataaaatagcagtagaaaaaaaaaaattagttttcGCAATATTATATTCCACATATGTATGTATTAACTTCCCTCATTTTCTTTTGGAATAAATGTGtataaatacattaactttGCTCCATCTTTTATTTGGCACATGACTTTTGAATATTTCCTATAAAATCTTTAacttttaatttcgttcaatttttttctattttaaatttcaCTCACATTGAATCTAACTTAGCTTAGCGATGTGAAGAATATCACTTTGAATGTAAGATTGTTTCATCACAAAATTGCTTCAACTTATCAACGAATTTCGTCATAATTTCGCTTAAGATGAAACAAATTTGAAAAATCAAATTTCACTCAAAGTTTAAGtattgattgggcgtattttatACGCATATTTTGAGTGTCTTTCGGTGAATTTTAATGCAAGTTCCTCCTTAATTATTATCTTTTGGAGTTAATTATGAAACTAATGAATTCTTTTAATGattttgataggttttggagaaaagGTTTGAtttgagaagagttttgaagtTATGAATTTATGATGAGAAATCTGTGCGCGTAAGCCGTACGGTGTGCCCATACCGCCTGAGATGTCCGAATTGAAGGATGGCGAGAGATTCAGCGGATGATGCCACTTTGACTTTTATTAGTAGATCAGATTTTACTCATTTATGGGCTGAACTTATAGTTTACTTTTGCTTGGGCCTGTGCGCCACTTATCAACCTTCATTAGATTaggttttgtttatttttatttccttaTCTTATATTAgggatatatatatttcttggAATACAACACACATTCACGCAAATTTTTTTGGAGAAGCAGATTGGACGCTAGCTTTGGAGCCTTTTAATCAAGTTTTTCGATTCTTCATTATTTTTCTtcgcaatttattttatttgcttaGTTTTTATGCGTTCtagctaatttcttttattccagcaacgattagggaagcactagcaagattattctgtgagatctaatttgttcttatactttattttatgcttgtatctgtGATTCTCCGTGTTTATcgttattaattgttttaatccattaggtagtgcgcaatatttagtgggttagaattaattatacaacCAATTAAATCGGCCATACGTAATcatggtttaggtttgattagtggtaaattggcacatcagggtcaagggaaaaacagtcttaattcaataatcctgcgtcagagtttattggttttgaatcgggtttctctagaaaTTAATGTTGTCGACTCATTAaatctatagagcgtctcttacggttgtcagtcgattagggtagtaattagtgaagcgtcttcctggttaccgaataattaaggagaaataagatcaagtcagaagcgtcttcggtgattataactggtttgcttgcatgaattaaagttatatttgcattaatgatcagaataattaagctagggtggacttaattgattgctggaattctttataAATTGTTggaaattttctatttatttattttatatttaatattagaaCCATTGCACttcttttgaattttatttatttatttctattttaatattttcatattttcccCATAATTTCGTTTCTTGAGTTTCCTTGCATGTtgaattttaggagaattctcgccgatcccttgggagacgatcttgcttactgctgtctacgcagtgtgggcataccggctgactgccgg
The genomic region above belongs to Salvia miltiorrhiza cultivar Shanhuang (shh) chromosome 5, IMPLAD_Smil_shh, whole genome shotgun sequence and contains:
- the LOC131024662 gene encoding uncharacterized protein LOC131024662, which encodes MNPSYGWKEYLSDEVIPDTEDSLSLWGDPPPVFFPFSLSETLPASPEERGGGASESEGVREYEVPDSPSPPFRPPIIRRPARMKTRMRSGELGDFDLLCHETWGSNFLSEENPRGLAISEELEANSKELEAILEEPNEWWPTASKAHIRMLAHMFPILFPPKCAKQFAGRRGTSPP